One genomic segment of Erysipelotrichaceae bacterium 66202529 includes these proteins:
- a CDS encoding PTS mannose transporter subunit IID translates to MKRSDTKQYLLNDKDLRTLVWRSLPLEASWHYERQQHLGFAFMMMSALRKIYKDQPDKYREALQRHVREFYNTSPQATPFIAGLVCSMEEENAKNDSFDTSAISAIKAALIGPAAGIFDAIFLSTLRILGVAIGTGFCLQGNPVGVLIYFLMYNVPAFICRFGGVKIGYHTGANFIARLESSGLMEKFRYAASLIAMMAFGSMTKDYVYINFALSFGPEKSATTLQSILDGVMPGLAGLAVVWLYWYFITKKKIGIMLLLLLTIVLCIGLAYFKILSA, encoded by the coding sequence ATGAAACGTTCTGATACAAAGCAGTATTTGCTGAATGATAAAGATTTACGGACACTTGTCTGGCGTTCATTACCTCTGGAGGCATCCTGGCATTATGAAAGACAGCAGCATCTTGGTTTTGCATTCATGATGATGTCTGCGCTTAGAAAAATATATAAGGATCAGCCTGATAAATACCGTGAAGCATTACAGCGGCATGTAAGAGAGTTTTATAACACCTCTCCGCAGGCAACACCATTTATTGCTGGTCTTGTCTGTTCCATGGAAGAGGAAAATGCAAAGAATGATTCCTTTGATACATCCGCAATCAGTGCAATAAAAGCAGCTTTAATAGGGCCTGCTGCCGGAATATTTGATGCGATATTCCTTAGTACGCTTCGTATTTTAGGAGTGGCAATCGGTACAGGGTTTTGCTTACAGGGAAATCCAGTCGGTGTTTTGATTTATTTCCTAATGTATAATGTTCCGGCGTTTATCTGCCGGTTTGGGGGAGTGAAGATAGGATATCATACAGGAGCAAATTTTATAGCCAGACTGGAGAGCAGTGGGCTGATGGAGAAATTCCGTTATGCGGCAAGCTTAATAGCAATGATGGCTTTTGGAAGTATGACAAAGGACTATGTATATATAAACTTTGCTCTTTCTTTTGGACCGGAAAAGTCGGCGACTACTCTTCAAAGTATATTGGATGGTGTTATGCCAGGTCTTGCAGGGCTTGCTGTTGTATGGCTTTACTGGTATTTTATCACGAAGAAGAAAATAGGCATCATGCTTCTGCTCTTATTAACGATTGTTTTGTGTATTGGACTGGCATACTTTAAAATTCTGTCCGCTTAA
- a CDS encoding PTS sugar transporter, which produces MKGENFMLLQAILVGLIAAWGQVDAAVGSLYTDRPIFTGLLVGLALGDIQTGVIVGATLELFFMGAISMGSYIPPDSLVGGVLATAFAISGDLGIKAALALAMPIALISLGIKQVIYMIVTAMCSYADTFAKAGNEKGVIAIHFGATALKAINSFVWVFLAFYFGADAVTGAISALPQFILDGMSIAGGILPALGFAMLLNMVFSRKTLPYYFLGFVLSAYIGMPIIGILIIGAIIIAATIDWNMKDKEELADETF; this is translated from the coding sequence GTGAAAGGAGAAAATTTTATGTTATTACAGGCAATATTGGTGGGACTTATCGCCGCTTGGGGGCAGGTAGATGCAGCAGTAGGCAGCTTGTATACGGATCGTCCGATTTTTACAGGGCTTTTAGTAGGCCTTGCTTTGGGGGATATTCAAACGGGAGTTATAGTTGGGGCAACATTGGAATTGTTTTTTATGGGGGCGATATCCATGGGAAGCTATATTCCTCCTGATTCTTTAGTTGGAGGGGTACTTGCGACAGCCTTTGCGATAAGTGGAGATCTGGGAATCAAGGCAGCTTTGGCTCTTGCAATGCCGATTGCATTGATTTCACTTGGAATTAAACAGGTCATTTATATGATTGTTACTGCAATGTGTTCCTATGCGGATACCTTTGCAAAAGCCGGTAATGAAAAAGGAGTTATAGCAATTCATTTTGGCGCAACAGCCTTGAAAGCGATAAATTCCTTTGTGTGGGTTTTTCTAGCATTTTATTTCGGGGCTGATGCAGTTACGGGTGCAATATCTGCTTTACCTCAATTTATTCTTGACGGAATGTCAATAGCGGGAGGTATTCTGCCTGCTTTGGGATTTGCTATGCTGCTGAATATGGTTTTCAGTCGAAAAACATTACCATATTATTTCCTGGGCTTTGTTTTATCAGCATATATCGGTATGCCTATTATAGGTATCCTGATTATAGGTGCTATTATCATTGCCGCAACGATTGATTGGAATATGAAAGATAAGGAGGAATTGGCAGATGAAACGTTCTGA
- a CDS encoding PTS mannose/fructose/sorbose transporter subunit IIB, with protein MIREVIDMIEMLRLDFRLIHGQTGVYWTAKLGCDCILIVSDTLLQDPIRLATVKLSKPAGVKLVIKNVEDAIHAINSGITDKYHMFILTEKLTYARRLMKGCNIRKLNLGGIMPTETSNYKLNDAVYCTPDEIESLREMMKEGYYIYLQQVPSENEVPLSNVLK; from the coding sequence ATGATAAGGGAGGTGATAGATATGATTGAAATGCTGCGTTTGGATTTTCGGCTGATTCACGGACAAACAGGTGTTTATTGGACTGCTAAGCTTGGTTGTGACTGTATATTGATTGTCAGTGATACCCTGCTTCAGGATCCGATCCGGCTGGCTACAGTAAAGCTGAGTAAACCGGCAGGAGTGAAATTGGTTATTAAGAATGTTGAGGATGCCATACATGCCATAAATAGTGGAATTACGGACAAATATCATATGTTTATTCTCACAGAAAAATTAACCTATGCCAGAAGACTGATGAAAGGATGCAATATTCGTAAATTGAATCTGGGAGGAATCATGCCCACAGAAACATCAAATTATAAACTGAACGATGCCGTTTATTGTACACCGGATGAAATCGAATCGCTGAGGGAAATGATGAAAGAGGGATATTATATATACCTGCAGCAGGTGCCTTCAGAGAATGAAGTTCCCTTATCAAATGTATTAAAGTGA
- a CDS encoding PRD domain-containing protein, whose product MSDTLKTKEKIILYVTMQTEQFCIQEKLSCSAASVCEDLSISRSLASQYLNDLTNEEKLIKIISRPVFFLHKETIEAYFDISITQYQFEDIDEFHQMLKEARTDRNHFSRMIGAKTSLSHCIQQCKSAIQYAENGIPILLRGEKGCGKRYLGSLLYDYGKETGVFNGQSGFFIYDCTANINKTNQSYDLKRIFGYYSSSKSENEKEKSSHLNEGLLDRLKNGLLFIHHAELLSLSCQKMLCKYIQQGTFIPFGSDKERASKTHLIFSTSEKGSTIFESELFHYIPIVCQIPALDERFSDDKRELIYHFFRMESRKIKKKIMVNDHVLQTLMNFHFPDNIEQLQNTIKALCVNASMEAEGDVMNVYQYHLPDFVLIATRYEDALMEEPHMIDISKFQQDDTIYRIQKYFQNVLQIYDQYLDHSLAIDDFFEACIHEMNTYYDYLVFEKRYANSRISSMEQVLVSIIDEFIHKYDLLLSASFSFILARIITTLTTVTTILDTWEMRNQKIQRLLDLCEQYYEKEYQIARELRHMIMKTLDIAIDDMNLFFIILNINFFNRGNHYRSITGIIISHGYSTASSVADACNRMLGSHIFEAFDMPVNTSFEQILFRLKNFLNSTYTGKNIILLVDMGSLEQIGEQLAELFNSNIGVIDNISTKIALETGEKIQAGENLKDILQYMNNKTAITCQFYGHRKKEEAILFTSETGTASTQRVMQLFINSLPHKLNIHILNIDFAELERNREQTHIFEIYDVIFILGSIDLNIRDIPFISLEDIVTFENVQILNHLLGAYLNEKEIEIFNKNLLKNFSLENIMNFLTILNPVKLLDFVEEGVADLQKALEVTFDYKIIVGLYIHISCLIERLVTKQKTEIYDDLDTFQRHHQVFIDIFQECFRELANHYNVQIPEIEIAYIYRYIYSNMEGKGDTE is encoded by the coding sequence ATGTCAGACACATTGAAGACAAAAGAAAAAATTATATTGTATGTCACAATGCAGACTGAACAATTCTGTATACAGGAAAAGCTTTCATGCAGTGCCGCAAGTGTCTGTGAAGATCTATCTATCTCCAGATCACTGGCTTCCCAGTATCTGAATGATCTAACAAATGAGGAAAAGCTGATTAAAATTATATCAAGACCTGTTTTCTTTCTTCATAAAGAAACCATAGAAGCATATTTTGATATTTCCATAACACAATATCAATTTGAAGATATAGATGAATTTCATCAAATGCTGAAAGAAGCACGGACGGATAGAAATCATTTTTCAAGAATGATTGGAGCGAAAACATCGCTATCTCACTGTATACAGCAATGTAAATCTGCCATTCAGTATGCAGAAAACGGGATACCTATTCTATTACGCGGAGAAAAGGGTTGTGGAAAGCGTTATCTGGGCTCACTTCTTTACGATTACGGAAAAGAGACAGGTGTTTTTAATGGTCAATCAGGTTTTTTCATTTATGACTGCACAGCTAATATAAATAAGACAAACCAGTCATATGATTTAAAAAGAATCTTTGGCTATTATAGCAGTTCAAAGTCAGAAAACGAAAAGGAGAAATCTTCCCATCTAAATGAAGGCTTGCTTGACAGACTAAAAAACGGTCTACTATTTATACATCATGCTGAGCTGCTTAGCTTGTCTTGCCAGAAAATGCTTTGTAAATATATTCAGCAGGGCACTTTTATTCCTTTCGGCAGTGATAAAGAGCGTGCATCAAAAACACATTTAATTTTTTCCACAAGTGAAAAAGGCTCAACGATTTTTGAAAGTGAGCTGTTTCATTATATTCCCATCGTTTGTCAGATTCCTGCCTTAGATGAACGCTTCAGTGATGATAAAAGGGAATTGATCTATCATTTCTTTCGAATGGAAAGCCGTAAGATTAAGAAAAAAATCATGGTAAACGACCATGTTTTGCAAACACTTATGAATTTTCATTTTCCTGATAATATTGAACAGCTGCAAAATACTATCAAGGCGTTATGTGTCAATGCATCCATGGAGGCAGAAGGTGATGTAATGAATGTTTATCAATATCATCTCCCTGATTTTGTTTTGATAGCAACACGCTATGAGGATGCACTGATGGAAGAACCGCATATGATAGATATATCGAAATTCCAACAGGATGATACTATTTACCGTATCCAAAAATATTTTCAGAATGTATTGCAAATATATGATCAATATCTTGACCATAGCTTAGCAATCGATGACTTTTTTGAGGCCTGTATTCATGAGATGAATACATATTATGATTATCTGGTATTTGAAAAAAGATATGCCAATAGCCGTATAAGCTCAATGGAGCAGGTTCTTGTTTCCATAATAGATGAATTCATCCATAAATATGATTTGCTTTTATCTGCCAGCTTTTCCTTCATTCTGGCTCGTATTATCACGACACTGACAACCGTTACAACCATACTCGATACGTGGGAAATGCGTAATCAGAAAATTCAAAGGCTATTAGATTTGTGTGAACAATATTATGAAAAGGAATATCAGATAGCCAGAGAATTGCGTCATATGATTATGAAAACATTAGATATAGCTATCGATGATATGAATCTGTTTTTCATTATCTTAAACATAAATTTTTTCAATCGTGGAAATCACTATCGTTCAATTACCGGTATTATTATATCTCATGGATATTCGACAGCAAGCTCTGTAGCAGATGCTTGTAATAGAATGCTGGGAAGCCACATTTTTGAAGCCTTTGATATGCCGGTCAATACCTCATTTGAACAAATCCTGTTTCGCCTAAAAAATTTTTTGAACAGCACTTACACAGGGAAAAATATTATTCTCCTGGTTGATATGGGTTCCCTGGAGCAAATCGGAGAACAGTTAGCCGAGTTATTCAATAGCAATATCGGTGTTATTGATAATATTTCTACCAAAATAGCCCTTGAAACAGGCGAAAAAATTCAGGCTGGTGAAAATCTTAAGGATATTCTGCAATATATGAATAATAAAACTGCAATCACCTGTCAGTTTTATGGTCATAGGAAAAAAGAAGAAGCAATTTTATTTACATCGGAGACAGGCACAGCTTCAACACAAAGAGTGATGCAGCTTTTTATCAACAGTCTTCCACATAAGCTCAATATACATATCCTAAACATTGATTTTGCGGAATTGGAACGGAATCGTGAACAAACCCATATATTTGAAATTTACGATGTTATATTTATTCTTGGCTCCATTGATCTCAACATACGGGATATACCGTTTATATCACTAGAGGACATCGTAACCTTTGAAAATGTACAGATTCTGAATCATTTATTAGGAGCCTACTTAAATGAGAAGGAGATTGAGATTTTTAACAAAAATCTGTTAAAGAATTTCTCGTTGGAAAATATCATGAATTTTTTAACAATTCTGAATCCTGTAAAGCTGCTCGATTTTGTTGAGGAAGGGGTAGCAGATTTGCAGAAAGCGCTGGAAGTAACTTTTGATTATAAAATCATCGTTGGCCTTTACATTCACATAAGTTGTCTGATTGAACGCTTAGTAACAAAACAGAAAACAGAGATATATGACGATTTAGATACTTTTCAGAGACATCATCAGGTCTTTATTGATATATTTCAGGAATGCTTCCGGGAACTTGCGAACCACTATAATGTGCAGATACCTGAAATCGAAATAGCCTATATATACCGCTATATTTATTCCAATATGGAAGGGAAAGGGGATACAGAATGA
- a CDS encoding PTS mannose transporter subunit IIA translates to MKTIILASHGHFAEGLLDTLQIIAGKQNHIETYCAYTKKGNIVNDISNLMKRHEGEELIVCTDLYGGSVNNCFMQYLQRPGFYLIAGINLPILLEIICREQQDTYSMLNDILKQNDQYIKFCNQISLQNVITEEF, encoded by the coding sequence ATGAAAACTATTATTCTGGCAAGTCATGGTCATTTTGCAGAGGGATTGCTTGATACACTCCAAATTATCGCAGGAAAACAAAATCACATTGAAACTTATTGCGCATATACGAAAAAAGGTAATATTGTGAATGATATATCCAATTTAATGAAACGTCATGAGGGTGAGGAATTGATTGTATGTACGGATTTATATGGTGGAAGTGTAAATAATTGCTTTATGCAATATTTACAACGCCCCGGCTTTTATCTGATAGCCGGAATCAATCTTCCGATTTTGCTGGAAATCATATGCAGAGAACAGCAGGATACGTACAGCATGTTAAATGATATACTTAAGCAAAATGATCAGTATATAAAATTCTGTAATCAAATCTCTTTGCAAAATGTAATAACAGAAGAATTTTAA
- a CDS encoding family 1 glycosylhydrolase, translated as MKVNKQFPKGFLWGGATSAYQFEGAWNEDGKGISIVDILPHGTREAVPEKHEVLPNVFYPSHHGIDFYHTYKEDIKLFKELGMNCFRMSIAWTRIYPTGEEEQPNEKGLQHYDDVIDELLKNGIEPLITISHDEMPLHLVDAYGGWRNRKLIDFYLKFAITLFDRYKEKVKYWITFNELNFASVLPWHAAGLTFEDGDNREQIMFQAGHHQMVASALAVKAAHDRNPDMKIGCMINGVPSYAYTCKPEDVMESIEANHEIFLYTDVSIRGAYPSYAARFFSEKGVEINMEPEDAKILAEGCVDFCSLSYYYSRVTPLNPDHLTNLTEDERMLGLLRNPHLISSDWGWVIDPVGLRIILNQLYERYQIPLMIVENGIGAHDELIDGKVHDSYRIDYFKKHLIQLKEAIQDGVELMGYTSWGCIDITAASTGQMSKRYGFIYVDINDDGSGSGKRFKKDSFYWYKRVLESNGEEGLETESD; from the coding sequence ATGAAAGTAAATAAACAATTTCCTAAGGGCTTTTTATGGGGAGGTGCTACCAGTGCCTATCAGTTTGAGGGTGCGTGGAATGAAGATGGAAAGGGAATCAGTATTGTAGATATACTGCCGCATGGGACAAGAGAAGCTGTACCGGAAAAGCATGAAGTGCTTCCTAATGTGTTTTATCCGTCACATCACGGCATTGATTTCTATCATACATATAAAGAGGATATTAAGCTGTTTAAGGAGCTGGGAATGAATTGCTTCCGAATGTCAATTGCATGGACAAGGATTTATCCGACAGGGGAGGAAGAACAGCCAAATGAAAAAGGACTACAGCATTATGATGATGTGATTGATGAATTATTAAAGAATGGAATTGAGCCTTTAATTACGATTTCTCATGATGAAATGCCTTTACATCTTGTGGATGCATATGGTGGCTGGAGAAATCGAAAATTGATCGATTTCTATTTGAAATTTGCTATTACTTTGTTTGATCGTTATAAAGAAAAGGTTAAATATTGGATAACCTTTAACGAACTAAATTTTGCCAGTGTCCTTCCATGGCATGCGGCAGGTCTTACCTTTGAGGACGGCGATAATCGGGAACAGATTATGTTTCAGGCTGGACATCATCAAATGGTTGCCAGTGCATTGGCGGTGAAGGCTGCACATGATAGGAATCCGGATATGAAGATTGGGTGTATGATTAACGGGGTGCCAAGCTATGCATATACGTGTAAACCGGAGGATGTTATGGAAAGTATCGAAGCGAATCATGAAATTTTCTTATATACAGATGTTTCGATAAGAGGAGCCTATCCATCTTATGCGGCTCGTTTCTTTTCAGAGAAGGGTGTTGAGATTAACATGGAGCCGGAAGATGCAAAAATACTTGCTGAGGGCTGTGTAGATTTCTGTTCACTCAGTTATTATTATTCAAGAGTAACTCCGCTGAATCCGGATCACCTAACCAATCTGACAGAGGATGAGAGAATGCTGGGGCTGTTGCGAAATCCACATCTCATATCCAGTGACTGGGGTTGGGTAATTGATCCTGTCGGACTTCGTATTATTCTGAATCAGCTGTATGAACGCTATCAAATCCCACTTATGATTGTAGAAAACGGTATCGGTGCGCATGATGAGCTCATTGATGGCAAGGTACATGATTCTTATCGCATTGATTACTTTAAAAAGCATCTTATTCAACTGAAGGAGGCAATTCAGGACGGTGTGGAGCTTATGGGATATACCTCCTGGGGATGTATTGATATTACTGCTGCAAGTACAGGACAGATGAGTAAACGATATGGGTTTATATATGTGGATATCAATGATGATGGCAGTGGTTCAGGGAAGCGATTTAAAAAGGACTCTTTTTACTGGTATAAACGTGTATTGGAATCAAATGGAGAGGAAGGTCTGGAAACAGAAAGTGATTGA
- a CDS encoding PRD domain-containing protein, giving the protein MEINVSKRQKKIIDILLKESEFCTAATLAGIIEVSEKTIHGEIAEINRKTGSATISSMKGKGYVIIDKNTCLNQNYCITDEGKRDIKILKEILFNEHVDYYELADKFYISPSTLNKEISGINKQIQKEFQNLKITRKQNCLFLNCDEIEKRKVLTYFLLEESEHQRFDVAVLDQCFDTIDVNLLSAILMDFIHARNLTISDFKMFSILLHMLMYLSNSSYISNISQSILDCDEEVRALLETISNRMNTTFTREGIQQIEKLFQQGNAEHQDYAHIMMFLTEVLKEIYDIYSINFNENQDLKENLTLHLLNLKERCQSGMLIKNPLLSQLKQNFVLVYDIAAYIGIRFQEQTSYDLDENEISFIALHIMNGIKSIKTSIVRIALINPYGNSVTHMITQYMNAIPDIEMIGCFSMFDFKTIYAEKPDIILTMVSLNEQMGIPVYKLDNYLQQKEYEKIEQIVKSVRVKKSYENIMIHNYFTEDLFCIPASLHSKDEAITYLCNLLEKNGYVDAAFKKHIYEREAIAPTCFGARYAIPHTTKKIAKKNGIAVALLKEPIIWDGFEVDVVLMFALHKSFDQVPKLYDLILSVFDDEARFQDLLECDSYQSFIKKIHIT; this is encoded by the coding sequence GTGGAGATCAATGTGTCAAAGAGGCAAAAGAAAATTATTGATATACTATTGAAGGAATCCGAATTTTGCACAGCAGCTACTCTTGCAGGTATCATAGAGGTCAGCGAGAAAACGATACATGGAGAAATAGCAGAAATCAATAGAAAAACAGGCTCTGCCACGATATCCTCTATGAAAGGGAAGGGCTATGTAATTATTGATAAGAATACCTGTCTTAATCAGAACTATTGTATTACAGATGAGGGAAAAAGAGATATAAAGATATTAAAAGAAATTCTTTTCAATGAACATGTTGATTATTACGAGCTGGCAGATAAATTTTATATCAGCCCTTCAACACTGAATAAGGAAATAAGCGGTATAAATAAACAAATACAGAAGGAATTCCAAAATCTTAAAATTACAAGAAAGCAGAACTGTCTGTTTCTGAATTGTGATGAAATTGAAAAAAGGAAGGTTCTGACATATTTTCTATTGGAAGAAAGTGAGCATCAGCGTTTTGATGTAGCAGTACTTGATCAATGCTTTGATACCATAGATGTAAATTTGTTATCCGCCATACTCATGGACTTTATTCATGCAAGAAATTTAACGATATCTGACTTTAAAATGTTTTCTATCCTGTTGCATATGCTTATGTATCTCAGTAATTCATCCTACATCAGTAACATCTCACAAAGCATATTGGACTGTGATGAAGAAGTAAGAGCATTGTTGGAGACTATATCAAATCGGATGAATACAACCTTTACAAGAGAAGGAATTCAGCAGATAGAGAAGCTTTTTCAGCAAGGAAATGCAGAGCATCAGGATTATGCACATATTATGATGTTTTTAACAGAGGTATTGAAAGAAATCTATGATATTTACAGTATAAATTTTAATGAAAATCAAGACTTAAAAGAAAATCTTACGTTACATCTTCTTAATCTGAAAGAACGATGCCAGTCTGGTATGCTTATAAAGAACCCACTGTTATCCCAGTTGAAACAGAATTTTGTTCTTGTGTATGATATTGCAGCATATATTGGAATTCGTTTTCAGGAGCAAACAAGCTACGATCTTGATGAAAATGAAATCAGCTTCATTGCATTACACATAATGAATGGTATCAAAAGCATAAAGACTTCGATTGTAAGGATTGCATTGATCAATCCTTATGGAAATTCTGTTACGCATATGATTACACAGTATATGAATGCGATACCGGATATTGAAATGATCGGCTGCTTTTCCATGTTTGATTTTAAAACAATTTATGCTGAAAAGCCGGATATCATTTTAACGATGGTTTCATTAAATGAACAGATGGGTATTCCTGTATATAAGCTGGATAACTATCTTCAACAGAAAGAATATGAGAAAATCGAGCAGATTGTAAAGAGCGTGCGGGTTAAGAAATCCTATGAGAATATTATGATACATAATTACTTTACGGAAGATTTGTTCTGTATTCCAGCTTCACTACATTCAAAGGATGAAGCAATCACATATCTGTGTAATCTGTTAGAAAAAAACGGATATGTGGATGCAGCATTTAAGAAACATATATATGAGAGAGAAGCGATTGCTCCAACCTGTTTCGGAGCAAGATATGCAATTCCTCATACAACAAAAAAGATTGCAAAGAAGAATGGTATTGCTGTTGCTTTACTAAAGGAACCAATCATATGGGATGGCTTTGAAGTAGACGTCGTTTTGATGTTTGCTCTGCATAAGAGCTTTGATCAGGTACCAAAGCTGTATGATCTCATCCTCAGTGTGTTTGATGATGAAGCAAGGTTCCAGGATTTGCTGGAATGTGACAGCTACCAATCATTTATTAAAAAAATACATATTACATAA